The proteins below are encoded in one region of Clostridium putrefaciens:
- the def gene encoding peptide deformylase yields the protein MALRNIRTYKDPILRKKSKPVEVVNDRIKVLIKDMFQTMYYEDGVGLAAPQVGILKRVVVVDIGDGPIALINPEIISKEGLYVDTEGCLSLPEEQGDVERPKRIKVSALNEEGKKINFEAEDLF from the coding sequence ATGGCATTAAGAAATATTAGAACTTATAAAGATCCAATCCTAAGAAAAAAAAGCAAACCTGTAGAGGTGGTTAACGATAGAATAAAGGTTTTAATTAAAGACATGTTTCAAACTATGTATTATGAAGATGGTGTAGGTCTTGCGGCTCCACAGGTTGGGATATTAAAAAGAGTTGTAGTAGTGGATATTGGAGACGGTCCTATAGCATTAATCAATCCTGAAATAATTTCAAAAGAAGGATTATATGTAGATACAGAGGGTTGCTTAAGTTTGCCAGAGGAGCAAGGTGACGTTGAAAGACCAAAGCGTATAAAGGTAAGCGCTCTAAATGAAGAAGGAAAAAAAATTAATTTTGAAGCAGAAGATTTATTTG